A single genomic interval of Amycolatopsis albispora harbors:
- a CDS encoding ArsR/SmtB family transcription factor: MPLGRWTPLTHPEIDEVALDDVLQALADPTRRKIVRMLIDEGDRACGTFGLKVAPSTLSHHFRSLRKAGLIRQEDVGRQRMNTLRLAELEQRFPGLVDRILDAAAE; the protein is encoded by the coding sequence TTGCCGCTCGGACGCTGGACGCCGCTGACCCACCCGGAGATCGACGAGGTGGCACTGGACGACGTGCTGCAGGCCCTCGCCGACCCCACGCGGCGCAAGATCGTGCGAATGCTGATCGACGAGGGCGACCGGGCGTGCGGCACGTTCGGGCTGAAGGTGGCGCCGTCCACGTTGAGCCACCACTTCCGGAGCCTGCGGAAGGCGGGCCTGATCCGGCAGGAGGACGTCGGCAGGCAGCGGATGAACACACTGCGCCTGGCCGAGCTCGAGCAGCGCTTCCCCGGCCTGGTGGACCGCATCCTCGACGCCGCCGCCGAATAA
- a CDS encoding MmgE/PrpD family protein yields MSSPLDRLARLITTRHDRPLPAEVTEAARRTLYNALATAVGAAREPAMDLVATALTGFGEGTGVLPGRVERLHPLDAALATGIAAHLDDYDDTHLATVIHPGAVCVAALVGLQDEIGERDGTEILTAFAWGVEAQLRLGVSVSPEHYDAGWHITGTCGAAGAAVTAGLLLGLDAERLRIALEWAVEGGLGNREGFGSMTKPFHPGKAAVRGLRSALDAAAGRPGPGDTLTGPDGFVARLAGGKFDPDVLTGDRWELLDNTFKPYPCGIVTHPAIEAAEAVRPSLAGHGGPAAVTAIRLACHPLVPELTGRVQPADGLQARFSTAHGIAAGLLLPKVDLAGYATDFVVSPEARRLRSLVEFEATPSCARDAARLSVTLDDGTVLEHTVEHASGSLARPLTDAELRAKAEGLVDRIVPGGAAALDAASRHEGPGYVRNLLDAVSAAKPADENEDHELARLLASTVDGREQAAARAAELVAAGRDPLAAVITAAGGGEVSDAVSRVAKRLDVPAERLLTLAATFSAVVARGLPASAALRALGLAATQTTTVTGTAAGTEVAAVRAAHAAADGVEAAVLGAHGFTVPTHPLTGRRGLLSLLSPRP; encoded by the coding sequence ATGTCCAGCCCGCTCGACCGGCTCGCCCGGCTGATCACCACCCGCCACGACCGGCCGTTGCCCGCCGAGGTGACCGAGGCGGCGCGGCGCACGCTCTACAACGCGCTCGCCACCGCCGTCGGCGCCGCCCGCGAGCCCGCGATGGACCTGGTGGCGACCGCGCTGACCGGGTTCGGTGAGGGAACGGGCGTGCTGCCCGGCCGCGTCGAACGCCTGCACCCGCTCGACGCGGCCCTCGCCACCGGCATCGCCGCGCACCTCGACGACTACGACGACACGCACCTCGCGACGGTCATCCACCCGGGCGCGGTGTGCGTGGCCGCGCTCGTCGGGCTGCAGGACGAGATCGGCGAGCGCGACGGCACGGAGATCCTGACCGCGTTCGCGTGGGGTGTGGAAGCACAGCTGCGCCTCGGGGTTTCGGTGTCACCGGAGCACTACGACGCCGGGTGGCACATCACCGGGACCTGCGGCGCGGCCGGGGCGGCGGTGACCGCGGGCCTGCTGCTGGGACTGGACGCCGAGCGGCTGCGGATCGCGCTCGAATGGGCCGTCGAAGGCGGCCTCGGCAACCGCGAGGGCTTCGGGTCGATGACCAAGCCGTTCCACCCCGGCAAGGCGGCGGTGCGGGGGTTGCGGTCGGCGCTCGACGCGGCGGCCGGGCGGCCGGGGCCGGGTGACACGCTGACCGGCCCGGACGGCTTCGTGGCGCGCCTGGCCGGCGGGAAGTTCGACCCCGATGTGCTCACCGGCGACCGGTGGGAGTTGCTGGACAACACGTTCAAGCCGTACCCGTGCGGAATCGTCACGCACCCGGCGATCGAAGCGGCCGAGGCGGTGCGCCCGTCGCTGGCCGGGCACGGCGGACCGGCGGCGGTGACCGCGATCCGGCTGGCGTGCCACCCGCTGGTGCCCGAGCTGACCGGCCGCGTGCAGCCCGCCGACGGTCTGCAGGCCCGGTTCTCCACGGCACACGGCATCGCCGCCGGGTTGCTGCTGCCGAAGGTGGATCTCGCCGGGTACGCGACGGACTTCGTGGTTTCCCCCGAAGCGCGGCGGTTGCGGTCGCTGGTGGAGTTCGAGGCGACGCCGTCGTGCGCGCGGGACGCCGCCCGGCTGTCGGTGACCCTCGACGACGGGACCGTGCTGGAGCACACCGTCGAGCACGCCAGTGGCAGCCTCGCGCGACCGCTGACCGACGCGGAACTGCGGGCCAAGGCCGAGGGCCTGGTGGACCGGATCGTGCCGGGTGGCGCGGCCGCGCTGGACGCGGCTTCGCGGCACGAAGGCCCGGGGTACGTCCGGAACCTGCTCGACGCGGTGAGTGCGGCGAAACCCGCCGACGAGAACGAGGACCACGAGCTGGCCCGCCTGCTCGCGTCCACTGTGGACGGTCGCGAGCAGGCGGCGGCGCGGGCGGCCGAGCTGGTGGCGGCCGGGCGGGACCCGCTGGCCGCGGTGATCACCGCCGCCGGAGGTGGCGAGGTGAGCGACGCGGTGTCGCGGGTGGCCAAGCGACTGGACGTCCCGGCCGAGCGCCTCCTCACGCTGGCCGCGACCTTCTCGGCCGTGGTCGCGCGAGGACTACCGGCGTCGGCCGCACTGCGGGCGCTCGGCCTGGCCGCCACCCAGACCACCACGGTGACCGGCACGGCGGCCGGCACCGAGGTCGCCGCGGTGCGGGCCGCCCACGCCGCGGCCGACGGCGTGGAAGCGGCGGTGCTGGGCGCGCACGGCTTCACCGTGCCCACCCACCCGCTGACCGGCCGCCGCGGGTTGCTGAGCCTGCTCAGTCCTCGACCTTGA
- the dacB gene encoding D-alanyl-D-alanine carboxypeptidase/D-alanyl-D-alanine-endopeptidase yields the protein MRIEPTGEQHPAPATTGSEEPPIAATEAPPRRRRKWPWIAAVLVVLLVLGGGAFAAVQPAVANRLELPWAPNKPKGDPPAPLAVNRQLQPPGPSAPSPTPAGVEAALKGPAGAAALGTLSGSVIDPATGTALWAKDANKPLTPASTTKVLTVAAALLALDPGHQISTKVVQGADPGTAIVVAGGDPTINSLPAGKDSIYPGSAHLDDLVKQVMEASGGKIEQVQLDLSVYQGDGIGPGWAPEDAPSTYAAAVEPVMLDGGRSSATDEKSMRVANPARGFAEKFASKLGASAGGTAKAPEGAKVLGEVKSAPLTELISNVLNHSDNLMGDALARQTALATGEPASFQGGAKATLDVLKKNGFNLDGVELSDGSGLSVDNRIPAKVLAEVLAVAAAPDGKDPRTAKLRPLLGDLSVAGGSSGRLVTRYTSGPEAAGRGWVRAKTGTLSGVNTLAGVVLDKDGHLLVFALMSLGSESDGARSALDAVVAELRGCGCR from the coding sequence ATGCGCATCGAGCCCACCGGCGAGCAGCATCCCGCCCCGGCCACAACCGGCTCCGAAGAACCTCCGATCGCCGCGACCGAAGCCCCGCCCAGGAGGCGGCGCAAGTGGCCGTGGATCGCGGCCGTGCTGGTGGTCCTGCTCGTGCTCGGCGGCGGGGCGTTCGCCGCCGTGCAGCCGGCCGTGGCCAACCGCCTCGAGCTCCCGTGGGCGCCCAACAAGCCCAAGGGCGACCCACCCGCCCCGCTCGCGGTCAACCGCCAGCTCCAGCCGCCGGGACCGTCCGCGCCCAGCCCCACCCCGGCCGGGGTCGAGGCCGCGCTCAAGGGCCCGGCCGGCGCCGCCGCGCTCGGCACGCTCAGCGGCAGCGTGATCGACCCCGCCACCGGCACCGCGCTCTGGGCGAAGGACGCGAACAAGCCGCTCACCCCGGCCTCCACCACCAAGGTGCTCACCGTCGCCGCCGCGCTGCTGGCGCTGGACCCCGGCCACCAGATCTCCACCAAGGTGGTGCAGGGCGCCGATCCCGGCACCGCCATCGTCGTCGCGGGCGGCGATCCCACGATCAACTCGCTGCCCGCCGGCAAGGACTCCATCTACCCCGGCTCGGCGCACCTGGACGACCTGGTCAAGCAGGTCATGGAGGCCTCCGGCGGCAAGATCGAGCAGGTCCAGCTGGACCTCAGCGTCTACCAGGGCGACGGCATCGGGCCGGGCTGGGCGCCGGAGGACGCGCCGTCCACCTACGCCGCCGCGGTCGAGCCGGTGATGCTCGACGGCGGCCGCTCCAGCGCCACCGACGAGAAGTCGATGCGCGTCGCCAACCCGGCGCGCGGGTTCGCCGAGAAGTTCGCGAGCAAGCTCGGCGCCTCGGCGGGCGGCACCGCGAAGGCGCCCGAAGGCGCCAAGGTGCTCGGCGAGGTCAAGTCCGCGCCGCTCACCGAGCTGATCAGCAACGTGCTGAACCACTCCGACAACCTGATGGGTGACGCGCTCGCCAGGCAGACCGCGCTCGCCACCGGCGAACCGGCCTCCTTCCAGGGCGGCGCCAAGGCCACCCTGGACGTGCTGAAGAAAAACGGCTTCAACCTCGACGGCGTGGAGCTGTCCGACGGCAGCGGGCTCTCCGTGGACAACCGGATCCCGGCCAAGGTGCTCGCCGAAGTGCTCGCGGTGGCCGCCGCGCCGGACGGCAAGGACCCGCGCACGGCCAAGCTGCGCCCGCTGCTCGGGGACCTGTCGGTGGCCGGTGGCAGCAGCGGCCGCCTGGTCACCCGGTACACCTCCGGGCCGGAGGCGGCCGGCCGCGGCTGGGTGCGGGCGAAGACCGGCACGCTGTCCGGGGTGAACACGCTGGCCGGGGTGGTCCTGGACA
- a CDS encoding GNAT family N-acetyltransferase, with the protein MTIVLGEPRVDELGSAVRALREWQYDGSPFQLHPGDIGWFWRFGPEATAAAVRTWSRDGRILAIGLLDGPDLLRLTMAPDVMRDEELARQLADDLAGHHVLPAGKVYLEAIQGALVHDLLTDNGWGVDEPWTPLRRDLTEPVADPGVRIEVVGPDLVSTRTAVQRSAFGGSTFTDDRWHAMAAGLPYADARCLLAFDDNGDAVATVTVWSAGRGKPGAVEPMGVHADHRGHGHGRAITLAGAAVLRELGSSSVVVYTPSANVGAVATYRSAGFEAGPEIRDRRRDA; encoded by the coding sequence ATGACGATCGTGTTGGGGGAGCCTCGGGTCGACGAGCTGGGCAGCGCGGTGCGAGCGCTGCGCGAGTGGCAGTACGACGGCTCGCCGTTCCAGTTGCATCCCGGTGACATCGGCTGGTTCTGGCGGTTCGGCCCCGAGGCCACCGCGGCGGCGGTCCGGACGTGGAGCCGTGACGGCCGCATCCTCGCCATCGGCCTGCTGGACGGGCCCGACCTGCTGCGGCTGACGATGGCCCCCGACGTCATGCGCGACGAGGAACTCGCCCGGCAACTGGCCGACGACCTGGCCGGGCACCACGTCCTACCGGCGGGCAAGGTCTATCTCGAGGCGATCCAGGGCGCACTCGTCCACGACCTGCTGACCGACAACGGCTGGGGCGTGGACGAGCCGTGGACACCGCTCCGGCGTGACCTCACCGAACCGGTAGCGGACCCCGGCGTGCGGATCGAGGTGGTCGGACCGGACCTGGTGTCCACGCGAACGGCCGTGCAGCGCTCGGCGTTCGGCGGGTCGACGTTCACCGACGACCGCTGGCACGCGATGGCCGCCGGCCTCCCCTACGCCGACGCGCGCTGCCTGCTCGCCTTCGACGACAACGGCGACGCCGTGGCGACGGTGACGGTGTGGTCGGCCGGCCGGGGAAAGCCCGGCGCGGTCGAGCCGATGGGCGTGCACGCCGACCACCGCGGCCACGGCCACGGCAGGGCGATCACCCTCGCCGGGGCGGCCGTGCTCCGCGAACTCGGCTCGTCGAGCGTCGTGGTCTACACGCCGAGCGCCAACGTCGGCGCCGTGGCCACCTACCGGTCCGCCGGTTTCGAAGCGGGCCCCGAGATCCGGGACCGGCGCCGGGACGCCTGA
- a CDS encoding uL11 family ribosomal protein has product MAPKTRKSPKLQFSTTLQLPAGEAPVVDLGKMLGQTGVNLVEVKRAYDAATAAQRGDVVPVVVSVFDDRSFELVYKTPPTAFLIRKALGGKGSARPGHETAGILSRAEVREIALRKLPDLNTGDVEAAMRTVAGTARSMGVKVED; this is encoded by the coding sequence ATGGCACCGAAGACACGGAAGTCACCGAAGCTCCAGTTCAGCACCACCCTGCAGCTCCCGGCGGGCGAGGCGCCGGTGGTCGACCTCGGCAAGATGCTCGGGCAGACCGGCGTCAACCTGGTCGAGGTCAAGCGTGCCTACGACGCGGCGACCGCGGCCCAGCGCGGCGACGTGGTGCCGGTGGTCGTCTCGGTGTTCGACGACCGCTCGTTCGAGCTGGTCTACAAGACCCCGCCGACCGCCTTCCTGATCCGGAAAGCCTTGGGCGGCAAGGGTTCCGCCCGGCCGGGGCACGAGACCGCCGGCATCCTGAGCCGGGCGGAGGTCCGGGAGATCGCGTTGCGCAAGCTCCCGGACCTCAACACCGGTGACGTCGAAGCCGCGATGCGCACGGTCGCCGGGACCGCGCGCTCGATGGGCGTCAAGGTCGAGGACTGA
- a CDS encoding inorganic diphosphatase: protein MEFDVTIEIPKGERNKYEVDHKTGRIKLDRTLFTATQYPADYGFIDDTLGQDGDPLDVLVLVQEPTFPGCLIRCRAIGMFRMTDEKGPDDKVLAVPSSDPRLEHLRDIHHLNEFHKLEIQHFFEVYKDLEPAKSVEGSTWVGRVEAESEIERSYEREKDRLAKLAAENGTAEH from the coding sequence GTGGAGTTCGACGTCACGATCGAAATCCCCAAGGGGGAGCGCAACAAGTACGAGGTGGACCACAAGACCGGGCGCATCAAGCTGGACCGCACCCTGTTCACCGCCACCCAGTACCCGGCCGACTACGGCTTCATCGACGACACCCTGGGGCAGGACGGCGACCCGCTGGACGTGCTCGTCCTGGTGCAGGAGCCCACCTTCCCCGGCTGCCTGATCCGCTGCCGCGCGATCGGCATGTTCCGGATGACCGACGAGAAGGGCCCGGACGACAAGGTGCTCGCCGTGCCGTCGTCGGACCCGCGCCTGGAGCACCTCCGGGACATCCACCACCTGAACGAGTTCCACAAGCTGGAGATCCAGCACTTCTTCGAGGTCTACAAGGACCTCGAGCCCGCCAAGAGCGTGGAGGGCTCCACCTGGGTGGGCCGCGTCGAGGCCGAGTCCGAGATCGAACGCTCCTACGAGCGTGAGAAGGACCGCCTGGCGAAGCTCGCCGCCGAGAACGGCACCGCCGAGCACTGA
- a CDS encoding SLC13 family permease, whose amino-acid sequence METQVRNGAAPAAQERFDTIRGRAGLVIGPLAFALVLLATGGLPWSQRALAAVLVLVISWWVTEAVPLAVTAIFAIVLCVFLGVADEDTVFGAFGNDTIFTFLGGFVIARAMTVHGLDRRIALRVLSAGAVVSSPARTVIAFGAMAMVISAFISNTATVAMLFPIGIGIVGAVSAINREQDGRDLRYSRWSTALMLVIAYGASIGGLLTPIGAPHQLIGRDLVEEQTGRTINFVQWVLTFAPIVLVMFVVLCAVLLWLNRPEVRRLEGAAEYVAAQRAELGRFSRGEANTCVAFALAVVLWTAPGIGSLVLGDDHGFVKLMHEHLTEGVAAVFAATALFLLPLGRSAGRREATLTWGEAVKIDWGVILLFGAGTVIGSLSSKTGLAGTLGSALAEHLGVSSLTAITILAAVTGLIISETTSNTASAGIVVPIVVPIAVAVGVNPLVPGLVATAAAGYGFMLPVSTPPNAIVYGSGMVPMTRMLRSGAVFDVLGVAVLVSGVLLMSHLVGF is encoded by the coding sequence ATGGAAACCCAGGTCCGCAACGGCGCGGCACCGGCCGCTCAGGAACGCTTCGACACCATCCGCGGCCGCGCGGGGCTGGTCATCGGCCCGCTGGCCTTCGCGCTGGTCCTGCTCGCCACGGGCGGGCTCCCGTGGTCACAGCGAGCACTGGCCGCGGTGCTCGTGCTGGTCATTTCGTGGTGGGTCACCGAGGCCGTGCCACTCGCCGTCACCGCGATCTTCGCGATCGTGCTGTGCGTTTTCCTCGGGGTCGCCGACGAGGACACGGTGTTCGGCGCGTTCGGCAACGACACGATCTTCACCTTTCTCGGCGGGTTCGTGATCGCCCGCGCGATGACCGTGCACGGGCTCGACCGGCGCATCGCGCTGCGGGTGCTGTCCGCCGGCGCGGTGGTCAGCTCCCCCGCGCGCACGGTGATCGCCTTCGGCGCGATGGCCATGGTGATCTCGGCGTTCATCTCGAACACCGCCACGGTCGCCATGCTGTTCCCGATCGGCATCGGCATCGTCGGCGCGGTCAGCGCGATCAACCGCGAGCAGGACGGCCGCGACCTGCGGTATTCGCGCTGGTCCACGGCGCTGATGCTGGTGATCGCCTACGGCGCGTCGATCGGCGGCCTGCTCACCCCGATCGGCGCCCCGCACCAGCTCATCGGGCGTGACCTGGTCGAGGAGCAGACCGGGCGCACGATCAACTTCGTGCAGTGGGTGCTCACCTTCGCGCCGATCGTGCTGGTGATGTTCGTGGTGCTGTGCGCGGTGCTGCTCTGGCTGAACCGGCCGGAGGTCCGCCGGCTCGAAGGCGCGGCCGAATACGTCGCGGCCCAGCGCGCCGAACTCGGCCGGTTCTCCCGCGGTGAGGCGAACACCTGCGTGGCGTTCGCGCTCGCGGTCGTGCTGTGGACCGCGCCCGGCATCGGCAGCCTCGTGCTCGGTGACGACCACGGGTTCGTCAAGCTGATGCACGAGCACCTCACCGAAGGCGTCGCGGCGGTGTTCGCGGCGACCGCGTTGTTCCTGCTGCCGCTGGGGCGTTCGGCAGGCCGCCGGGAAGCCACGCTCACCTGGGGTGAGGCGGTCAAGATCGACTGGGGGGTGATCCTGCTTTTCGGCGCGGGCACGGTGATCGGCTCGCTGTCGTCGAAGACCGGCCTGGCCGGCACGCTCGGCTCCGCGCTCGCCGAGCACCTCGGGGTGTCCTCGCTGACCGCGATCACCATTCTCGCCGCGGTCACCGGGCTGATCATCTCCGAGACCACCAGCAACACCGCCAGCGCGGGCATCGTCGTGCCGATCGTGGTGCCGATCGCCGTCGCGGTCGGGGTCAACCCGCTGGTGCCCGGGCTGGTGGCGACCGCGGCCGCGGGCTACGGCTTCATGCTGCCCGTCTCGACGCCGCCGAACGCGATCGTCTACGGCTCCGGAATGGTCCCGATGACCCGGATGCTGCGCAGCGGCGCGGTGTTCGACGTGCTCGGCGTGGCCGTCCTCGTTTCCGGCGTCCTGCTCATGTCCCACCTCGTCGGTTTCTGA
- a CDS encoding IclR family transcriptional regulator, translating to MTAAEGDGGDKPSGVQSIDRAVAILTAFSRARPVVGISELAKHTGLSRGTTHRLVSALAAHGMLAQVPGSAAYSLGPRLLGLSEAAREQLSLDVQARPVMAWLRDQTGETVGLHILDAVPSRRTIAQVESLQALRRTYTDLGAAKPPHQGAPGKVLLAHAPADVIDGVLAGLGDAAARLEGELARVRADGYAISLEERVKGVVAVAVPVRDHNGSVAAALSVSIPAVRAGRDDLVALTPTVRKAAATLSARLGHEG from the coding sequence GTGACGGCAGCGGAGGGCGACGGCGGCGACAAGCCGTCCGGCGTGCAGTCGATCGACCGCGCGGTGGCGATCCTGACCGCGTTCTCCCGCGCCCGGCCGGTGGTCGGGATCAGCGAGCTGGCCAAGCACACGGGCCTGTCCCGCGGCACGACGCACCGGCTGGTCAGCGCGCTGGCGGCACACGGCATGCTCGCGCAGGTGCCGGGGTCCGCCGCCTATTCGCTCGGGCCGCGGCTGCTCGGGCTGTCCGAGGCGGCGCGTGAGCAGCTGTCGCTGGACGTGCAGGCCCGCCCGGTGATGGCCTGGCTGCGGGACCAAACTGGCGAGACGGTCGGCCTGCACATCCTCGACGCGGTGCCGAGCAGGCGGACGATCGCGCAGGTCGAGTCGTTGCAGGCGCTGCGCCGCACCTACACCGACCTGGGCGCGGCGAAGCCGCCGCACCAGGGCGCGCCCGGCAAGGTGCTGCTGGCGCACGCGCCCGCCGACGTGATCGACGGGGTACTCGCCGGACTGGGTGACGCCGCTGCCCGGCTCGAGGGGGAGTTGGCCCGTGTACGCGCCGACGGGTACGCGATTTCCCTCGAGGAACGGGTGAAGGGCGTGGTCGCCGTCGCGGTGCCGGTCCGGGACCACAACGGCTCGGTCGCCGCCGCGTTGTCGGTGTCCATTCCGGCGGTCCGCGCCGGACGGGACGACCTGGTCGCGCTGACGCCGACCGTGCGGAAGGCCGCGGCCACGCTGTCCGCGCGGCTGGGCCACGAAGGCTGA
- the glyA gene encoding serine hydroxymethyltransferase, with protein sequence MTHQPALPTLAAADPEIAGLVEDEARRQHDKIRLIASENYVSRAVLEATGTVLTNKYSEGYAGKRYYEGQQNIDPVETLAIERAKALFGTDHANVQPYSGSPANLAAYLAFAKPGETVLGMALPDGGHLTHGWSVSATGKWFNAVRYGVRKETGRVDLDQVRDLAREHRPKLIFCGGTAIPRTIDFPAFAEIAREVDAVLVADIAHIAGLVAGGAHPSPVGHAQVITTTTHKTLRGPRGAMILSDAEHAKAVDKAVFPGLQGGPHNHTTAAIAVALGEAAKPEFGEYAHQIVANAKALAEALTERGYDLVSGGTDNHLLLVDLTNKEIGGKPAAQALDRAGIELNYNTVPFDPRKPFDPSGIRLGTGAITTRGLRPEHQPKVAEWIDRAITAAATDEQSTVDTVAAEIREFLGAYPIPGYTA encoded by the coding sequence ATGACGCACCAGCCCGCCCTGCCCACGCTCGCCGCCGCGGATCCGGAGATCGCCGGCCTGGTCGAGGACGAGGCACGCCGCCAGCACGACAAGATCCGGCTGATCGCCTCGGAGAACTACGTCTCGCGGGCCGTGCTCGAGGCCACCGGCACCGTGCTGACGAACAAGTACTCCGAGGGCTACGCCGGCAAGCGCTACTACGAGGGCCAGCAGAACATCGACCCGGTGGAGACGCTGGCGATCGAGCGCGCGAAGGCGTTGTTCGGCACCGACCACGCCAACGTGCAGCCCTACTCCGGCTCCCCGGCGAACCTCGCCGCCTATCTCGCCTTCGCCAAGCCGGGTGAGACCGTGCTCGGCATGGCGCTGCCCGACGGCGGCCACCTGACCCACGGCTGGAGCGTGTCCGCCACCGGCAAGTGGTTCAACGCGGTGCGCTACGGCGTGCGCAAGGAGACCGGCCGCGTCGACCTGGACCAGGTGCGCGACCTGGCCCGCGAGCACCGGCCGAAGCTGATCTTCTGCGGTGGCACGGCGATCCCGCGCACCATCGACTTCCCGGCGTTCGCCGAGATCGCCCGCGAGGTGGACGCGGTGCTGGTCGCCGACATCGCGCACATCGCGGGCCTGGTCGCCGGTGGCGCGCACCCGTCGCCGGTCGGCCACGCGCAGGTGATCACCACGACCACGCACAAGACGCTGCGCGGCCCGCGCGGCGCGATGATCCTGTCCGACGCCGAGCACGCGAAGGCGGTGGACAAGGCGGTGTTCCCCGGCCTGCAGGGCGGTCCGCACAACCACACCACCGCGGCGATCGCGGTCGCGCTCGGTGAGGCGGCGAAGCCGGAGTTCGGTGAGTACGCGCACCAGATCGTGGCCAACGCGAAGGCGCTCGCCGAGGCGCTGACCGAGCGCGGCTACGACCTGGTGTCCGGCGGCACCGACAACCACCTGCTGCTGGTCGACCTGACGAACAAGGAGATCGGCGGCAAGCCGGCCGCGCAGGCGCTGGACCGGGCGGGCATCGAGCTGAACTACAACACCGTGCCGTTCGACCCGCGCAAGCCGTTCGACCCGTCGGGCATCCGGCTGGGCACCGGCGCGATCACCACCCGCGGCCTGCGCCCCGAGCACCAGCCGAAGGTGGCCGAGTGGATCGACCGCGCGATCACCGCGGCCGCCACCGACGAGCAGTCCACTGTGGACACCGTGGCCGCGGAGATCCGCGAGTTCCTCGGCGCGTACCCGATTCCGGGGTACACGGCCTGA
- a CDS encoding MDR family MFS transporter: MADSIEATEPGARGGLSHRQILTVLSGLMMGMFLAALDQTIVSSAMKTIADELHGQTLQAWATTAYLITATISTPLYGKLSDLYGRKPMYLTAISLFLAGSLASGFAGSMYELAAFRAFQGLGAGGLMSLALAIVADITAPRERGRYQGYFMAVFGVSSVLGPVVGGAFAGLDSFAGLAGWRWVFLINVPVALIALVVVTRVLNIPHTRVEQRVDYVGAATLTVGLVPLLIVAEQGREWGWGSLTAVLMYLVGAAGLVAFVLNERRMGDAALLPLRLFRRPAFALSTVVTFVQGAGMFGAMMSLPLYLQIVKGATPTEAGLQLLPLTAGIMVASLLSGRIVASTGRYKIFGVLGLGLMAAAMFLFSTIGVDTPLAIVMAMAFLMGLGLGGAFQTLQLAAQNDVDPSDLGVATSSTTFFRQIGGTAGTAVFLSVLFGSVGDRIVAAVAQAAAGLSGPAYAAALANPANAEFAARLSSGQLDLNDTSFLNGLDPVLARPILEGFSSAMSTVFLVGGVLLVAGFVLLWFLRETPLADKSALELRQEAEDNEVRPVPALAH, translated from the coding sequence ATGGCCGATTCCATCGAAGCAACCGAGCCCGGAGCACGGGGAGGGCTGTCGCACCGGCAGATCCTCACCGTGCTGTCCGGGCTGATGATGGGCATGTTCCTGGCCGCGCTCGACCAGACGATCGTGTCCTCGGCGATGAAAACCATCGCCGACGAACTGCACGGGCAGACCCTGCAGGCGTGGGCGACCACCGCCTACCTGATCACCGCGACCATCTCCACCCCGCTCTACGGCAAGCTGTCCGACCTCTACGGCCGCAAGCCGATGTACCTGACCGCGATCTCGCTGTTCCTCGCCGGTTCGCTGGCCAGCGGTTTCGCGGGCTCGATGTACGAGCTGGCCGCCTTCCGCGCCTTCCAGGGCTTGGGCGCCGGCGGCCTGATGTCGCTGGCGCTGGCCATCGTCGCCGACATCACCGCACCCCGGGAACGCGGCCGCTACCAGGGCTACTTCATGGCGGTCTTCGGCGTGTCCAGCGTGCTCGGGCCGGTGGTCGGCGGTGCCTTCGCCGGGCTGGACTCGTTCGCCGGGCTGGCCGGCTGGCGCTGGGTGTTCCTGATCAACGTGCCGGTGGCGCTGATCGCGCTGGTGGTGGTCACCAGGGTGCTCAACATCCCGCACACCCGGGTCGAGCAGCGGGTCGACTACGTGGGCGCGGCGACGCTGACCGTCGGGCTGGTGCCGCTGCTGATCGTCGCCGAGCAGGGCCGCGAATGGGGCTGGGGTTCGCTCACCGCGGTGCTGATGTACCTGGTCGGCGCCGCCGGGCTGGTCGCGTTCGTGCTGAACGAGCGGCGGATGGGCGACGCGGCGCTGCTGCCGCTGCGGCTGTTCCGGCGCCCGGCGTTCGCGCTGAGCACGGTGGTCACCTTCGTGCAGGGCGCCGGCATGTTCGGCGCGATGATGTCGCTGCCGCTGTACCTGCAGATCGTCAAGGGCGCCACGCCCACCGAAGCCGGGCTGCAGCTGCTGCCGCTGACCGCGGGGATCATGGTGGCGAGCCTGCTCTCCGGCCGGATCGTGGCGTCGACCGGGCGGTACAAGATCTTCGGCGTGCTCGGGCTCGGCCTGATGGCGGCGGCGATGTTCCTGTTCAGCACGATCGGCGTGGACACCCCGCTGGCGATCGTGATGGCGATGGCGTTCCTGATGGGCCTCGGCCTCGGCGGTGCCTTCCAGACCCTGCAGCTGGCCGCGCAGAACGACGTCGACCCGTCGGACCTGGGCGTGGCCACCTCGTCGACCACCTTCTTCCGGCAGATCGGCGGCACGGCCGGGACCGCGGTGTTCCTGTCGGTCCTGTTCGGCTCGGTCGGTGACCGGATCGTGGCGGCGGTGGCGCAGGCTGCGGCTGGTCTGTCCGGCCCGGCCTACGCGGCGGCGCTGGCCAACCCGGCGAACGCGGAGTTCGCGGCCCGGCTGTCGAGCGGGCAGCTGGACCTGAACGACACGTCGTTCCTCAACGGGCTGGACCCGGTGCTGGCGCGGCCCATCCTGGAGGGCTTCTCCAGCGCGATGAGCACGGTGTTCCTGGTCGGCGGGGTGCTGCTGGTGGCCGGTTTCGTGTTGCTGTGGTTCCTGCGGGAGACCCCGCTGGCCGACAAGTCGGCGCTGGAACTGCGGCAGGAAGCCGAAGACAACGAGGTGCGGCCGGTGCCCGCGCTCGCGCACTGA